From one Cucurbita pepo subsp. pepo cultivar mu-cu-16 chromosome LG17, ASM280686v2, whole genome shotgun sequence genomic stretch:
- the LOC111779011 gene encoding transcription factor bHLH147-like, with protein sequence MASSVLSNSDRMRESSRKQKKKKNHGNRDRHQNQNHINWKSQAQKEIYSSKLVRALNQVRLSPSNEAPRRGRAVREAADRILAVAAKGRTRWSRAILTNRLKLKFRKPKKQRASTAGNNRPKKPRVSVLRLKGKTLPAVQRKVRVLGRLVPGCRKEPLPVILEEATDYIAALEMQVRAMSALAELLSASTSVAGSSSAPPS encoded by the coding sequence ATGGCGTCATCTGTTCTTTCGAACTCCGATCGCATGCGGGAGTCTTCAAGgaagcaaaagaagaagaaaaaccacGGCAACAGAGACCGTCATCAAAACCAGAACCATATTAACTGGAAATCTCAAGCTCAGAAAGAAATTTACTCGTCCAAGCTGGTACGAGCGTTGAATCAAGTGAGGCTCAGTCCTTCGAATGAGGCGCCCCGCCGTGGTAGAGCCGTACGCGAGGCCGCCGACAGAATCCTTGCCGTCGCCGCCAAGGGGAGAACCAGGTGGAGCCGAGCCATTCTAACGAACAGGCTGAAGCTCAAGTTCAGGAAGccgaagaaacagagagcaTCCACCGCTGGAAACAACCGCCCAAAGAAACCTAGAGTCAGCGTATTGCGGTTGAAAGGAAAAACGTTGCCGGCGGTGCAAAGGAAAGTTAGGGTTCTTGGACGGCTAGTTCCCGGTTGCCGGAAAGAACCTTTGCCGGTTATCCTAGAAGAGGCCACCGATTACATAGCTGCACTTGAAATGCAAGTTCGAGCTATGAGTGCCCTCGCCGAGTTGCTCTCGGCCTCAACTTCTGTTGCAGGCTCTAGCTCCGCTCCTCCAAGCTGA
- the LOC111778472 gene encoding flowering time control protein FCA-like isoform X1, giving the protein MGGTAGGFRPIPGTGGGFGSNFQPPPVAGQKRGYPFSGRGSSPDHQDGSSFAKLFVGSVPRTITEEDIRPLFEEHGNVIEVALIKDKRTGQQQGCCFVKYTTSEEADRAIRNLHNQHTLPGGSGPIQVRYADGERERLGAVEYKLFVGSLNKQASEKEVKEIFSQYGVVEDVYLMRDEMRQSRGCGFVKYSHRDMALAAINALNGIYTMRGCDQPLSVRFADPKKPRSGDSRFDMMGTPAFGGPGFGSRLQAPGPRPMPNFGEFMGDRIPIDVRGFRPPVDAGVHTFGGQLPPRSSEMGLPLNLSGPASRFRGPTQGIVNPGSSTSPLNFIQSSASQHPPLGLQTSPVLKAVQSPKQLPPPSQLHSHAPTSYSQTHTSPASVQRHSQPPNFNSSSQMPFSRPAPSQESPGLGSQLAVSQAMIQQSASSAAATQTPLTMNLQSHATAPNQQQLQPRQSSPSRLAHMLSQQKQTLEASFQSSQQAFSQIQQQLQLIQPSSQSSTLQPSSQTIKQQSHWAGVVPHTASSATSATSDTRSSMGPLVAINTQLVAPLKCNWTEHTSPDGYKYYYNSVTGESKWEKPEELSVIEHQPKPPVLQPHNQPHPQLLSAQQLFQTPQAQLQAQFQTRMPHPQPLQQPSFHSQEGAYTQLQTVNSSVNDPTRFHQGPQANQEWAWKNK; this is encoded by the exons ATGGGAGGAACTGCCGGGGGATTCCGTCCAATTCCCGGTACTGGCGGTGGTTTTGGGTCCAATTTCCAGCCGCCACCTGTTGCAGGGCAGAAACGGGGGTATCCTTTCTCCGGCCGTGGAAGTTCTCCAG ATCATCAGGACGGAAGCAGTTTTGCCAAGCTGTTTGTTGGATCTGTTCCAAGGACAATTACAGAAGAAGAT ATTCGCCCATTGTTTGAAGAACATGGAAATGTAATTGAAGTAGCTTTGATAAAGGATAAGAGAACAGGTCAGCAACAAG GGTGTTGTTTTGTAAAATATACAACCTCAGAAGAAGCTGATAGAGCAATTAGGAATTTGCACAATCAACATACCCTTCCTGGG GGATCAGGCCCGATTCAAGTTAGATATGCGGATGGAGAGCGAGAGCGCCTTG GTGCAGTTGAGTACAAATTGTTTGTTGGTTCCCTAAATAAACAAGCCTCAGAAAAAGAAGTCAAGGAA ATCTTTTCTCAATATGGAGTAGTTGAAGATGTTTACCTTATGCGGGATGAAATGAGGCAAAGTCGTG GATGTGGATTCGTGAAGTACTCTCATAGGGATATGGCACTGGCAGCTATAAATGCACTTAATGGAATCTATACAATGAGA GGTTGTGATCAGCCATTAAGTGTTCGCTTTGCTGACCCGAAGAAGCCTAGATCTGGAGATTCAAGGTTTGATATGAT GGGCACTCCTGCATTCGGAGGTCCAGGTTTTGGTTCTCGTCTTCAAGCACCTGGGCCAAG ACCAATGCCTAATTTTGGTGAATTTATGGGTGATCGAATTCCAATTGATGTACGAGGTTTTAGGCCACCTGTTGATGCTGGTGTTCATACCTTTGGGGGTCAATTGCCTCCTAGGTCCAGTGAAATGGGATTGCCTTTGAATTtg AGTGGTCCTGCTAGTAGGTTTAGAGGTCCCACCCAAGGGATAGTCAATCCTGGATCCTCAACTTCTCCACTG aattttattcAGTCATCAGCAAGTCAACATCCACCACTGGGCCTGCAAACGTCACCAGTGCTAAAGGCTGTTCAGTCACCGAAACAATTGCCACCTCCGAGTCAATTGCACTCTCATGCTCCGACCTCCTATTCTCAGACACATACATCTCCAGCATCAGTACAGCGGCATAGTCAACCGCCGAATTTTAATTCTTCTAGTCAAATGCCCTTTAGTCGGCCTGCACCTTCACAAGAGTCACCTGGCTTAGGTTCACAGTTGGCCGTATCTCAAGCTATGATCCAGCAGAGTGCCTCATCTGCTGCAGCCACACAGACTCCTCTGACTATGAACTTACAATCCCATGCTACTGCTCCTAACCAACAGCAGCTTCAGCCACGTCAGAGCTCACCTTCTCGGTTGGCTCACATGCTGTCACAGCAAAAACAAACCCTGGAGGCTAGTTTTCAGTCTTCCCAGCAGGCATTCTCTCAGATACAGCAGCAGTTGCAGCTGATACAACCATCAAGTCAAAGTTCAACATTGCAGCCAAGTTCCCAGACTATTAAGCAGCAG TCTCACTGGGCGGGGGTTGTGCCACATACAGCTTCCAGTGCCACTTCTGCAACTTCAGATACACGTTCATCTATGGGCCCTCTTGTAGCTATAAATACCCAACTTGTAGCTCCTCTAAAATGCAATTGGACAGAGCACACTTCTCCTGATGGTTACAAATACTATTACAACAGTGTAACCGGTGAGAGTAAG TGGGAGAAGCCTGAAGAGCTTTCGGTGATTGAGCATCAACCAAAGCCACCAGTACTGCAGCCCCATAACCAGCCACATCCTCAACTACTATCTGCCCAGCAACTCTTTCAAACTCCGCAAGCCCAGCTTCAAGCTCAGTTCCAGACACGGATGCCCCACCCTCAGCCGCTACAGCAACCTTCATTCCATTCACAG GAAGGTGCTTATACACAATTGCAGACAGTTAATAGCTCAGTAAATGATCCTACTCGCTTCCACCAG GGACCTCAGGCGAATCAAGAGTGGGcatggaaaaataaataa
- the LOC111778472 gene encoding flowering time control protein FCA-like isoform X2 codes for MGGTAGGFRPIPGTGGGFGSNFQPPPVAGQKRGYPFSGRGSSPDHQDGSSFAKLFVGSVPRTITEEDIRPLFEEHGNVIEVALIKDKRTGQQQGCCFVKYTTSEEADRAIRNLHNQHTLPGGSGPIQVRYADGERERLGAVEYKLFVGSLNKQASEKEVKEIFSQYGVVEDVYLMRDEMRQSRGCGFVKYSHRDMALAAINALNGIYTMRGCDQPLSVRFADPKKPRSGDSRGTPAFGGPGFGSRLQAPGPRPMPNFGEFMGDRIPIDVRGFRPPVDAGVHTFGGQLPPRSSEMGLPLNLSGPASRFRGPTQGIVNPGSSTSPLNFIQSSASQHPPLGLQTSPVLKAVQSPKQLPPPSQLHSHAPTSYSQTHTSPASVQRHSQPPNFNSSSQMPFSRPAPSQESPGLGSQLAVSQAMIQQSASSAAATQTPLTMNLQSHATAPNQQQLQPRQSSPSRLAHMLSQQKQTLEASFQSSQQAFSQIQQQLQLIQPSSQSSTLQPSSQTIKQQSHWAGVVPHTASSATSATSDTRSSMGPLVAINTQLVAPLKCNWTEHTSPDGYKYYYNSVTGESKWEKPEELSVIEHQPKPPVLQPHNQPHPQLLSAQQLFQTPQAQLQAQFQTRMPHPQPLQQPSFHSQEGAYTQLQTVNSSVNDPTRFHQGPQANQEWAWKNK; via the exons ATGGGAGGAACTGCCGGGGGATTCCGTCCAATTCCCGGTACTGGCGGTGGTTTTGGGTCCAATTTCCAGCCGCCACCTGTTGCAGGGCAGAAACGGGGGTATCCTTTCTCCGGCCGTGGAAGTTCTCCAG ATCATCAGGACGGAAGCAGTTTTGCCAAGCTGTTTGTTGGATCTGTTCCAAGGACAATTACAGAAGAAGAT ATTCGCCCATTGTTTGAAGAACATGGAAATGTAATTGAAGTAGCTTTGATAAAGGATAAGAGAACAGGTCAGCAACAAG GGTGTTGTTTTGTAAAATATACAACCTCAGAAGAAGCTGATAGAGCAATTAGGAATTTGCACAATCAACATACCCTTCCTGGG GGATCAGGCCCGATTCAAGTTAGATATGCGGATGGAGAGCGAGAGCGCCTTG GTGCAGTTGAGTACAAATTGTTTGTTGGTTCCCTAAATAAACAAGCCTCAGAAAAAGAAGTCAAGGAA ATCTTTTCTCAATATGGAGTAGTTGAAGATGTTTACCTTATGCGGGATGAAATGAGGCAAAGTCGTG GATGTGGATTCGTGAAGTACTCTCATAGGGATATGGCACTGGCAGCTATAAATGCACTTAATGGAATCTATACAATGAGA GGTTGTGATCAGCCATTAAGTGTTCGCTTTGCTGACCCGAAGAAGCCTAGATCTGGAGATTCAAG GGGCACTCCTGCATTCGGAGGTCCAGGTTTTGGTTCTCGTCTTCAAGCACCTGGGCCAAG ACCAATGCCTAATTTTGGTGAATTTATGGGTGATCGAATTCCAATTGATGTACGAGGTTTTAGGCCACCTGTTGATGCTGGTGTTCATACCTTTGGGGGTCAATTGCCTCCTAGGTCCAGTGAAATGGGATTGCCTTTGAATTtg AGTGGTCCTGCTAGTAGGTTTAGAGGTCCCACCCAAGGGATAGTCAATCCTGGATCCTCAACTTCTCCACTG aattttattcAGTCATCAGCAAGTCAACATCCACCACTGGGCCTGCAAACGTCACCAGTGCTAAAGGCTGTTCAGTCACCGAAACAATTGCCACCTCCGAGTCAATTGCACTCTCATGCTCCGACCTCCTATTCTCAGACACATACATCTCCAGCATCAGTACAGCGGCATAGTCAACCGCCGAATTTTAATTCTTCTAGTCAAATGCCCTTTAGTCGGCCTGCACCTTCACAAGAGTCACCTGGCTTAGGTTCACAGTTGGCCGTATCTCAAGCTATGATCCAGCAGAGTGCCTCATCTGCTGCAGCCACACAGACTCCTCTGACTATGAACTTACAATCCCATGCTACTGCTCCTAACCAACAGCAGCTTCAGCCACGTCAGAGCTCACCTTCTCGGTTGGCTCACATGCTGTCACAGCAAAAACAAACCCTGGAGGCTAGTTTTCAGTCTTCCCAGCAGGCATTCTCTCAGATACAGCAGCAGTTGCAGCTGATACAACCATCAAGTCAAAGTTCAACATTGCAGCCAAGTTCCCAGACTATTAAGCAGCAG TCTCACTGGGCGGGGGTTGTGCCACATACAGCTTCCAGTGCCACTTCTGCAACTTCAGATACACGTTCATCTATGGGCCCTCTTGTAGCTATAAATACCCAACTTGTAGCTCCTCTAAAATGCAATTGGACAGAGCACACTTCTCCTGATGGTTACAAATACTATTACAACAGTGTAACCGGTGAGAGTAAG TGGGAGAAGCCTGAAGAGCTTTCGGTGATTGAGCATCAACCAAAGCCACCAGTACTGCAGCCCCATAACCAGCCACATCCTCAACTACTATCTGCCCAGCAACTCTTTCAAACTCCGCAAGCCCAGCTTCAAGCTCAGTTCCAGACACGGATGCCCCACCCTCAGCCGCTACAGCAACCTTCATTCCATTCACAG GAAGGTGCTTATACACAATTGCAGACAGTTAATAGCTCAGTAAATGATCCTACTCGCTTCCACCAG GGACCTCAGGCGAATCAAGAGTGGGcatggaaaaataaataa
- the LOC111779402 gene encoding probable protein phosphatase 2C 42, which yields MLRGLMNLLSLCWKPFGRGGENLSSVGVIGTNCGGKDSKDSLLWFYDYGKYASGDFSMAVVQANQVLEDQSQIESGPFGTFVGIYDGHGGPDAARYVCNNLFRRFRDEEQGVVTRETILQAFRRTEEGFTTVVSELWSTRPEIATVGTCCLVGVIHEQTLYVASLGDSRAVLGRKVGNTGEIAAIQLSTEHNANLEDIRHELRDMHPNDPQIVFQRRGVWRVKGIIQVSRSIGDVYMKHSRYNTDRINAKFRLPEPMNMPIMTAVPTILAHPLHQNDSFLIFASDGLWEHLTNEKAVDIVHNHPRAGSAKRLVKAALQEAARKREMRYSDLRKIDKKVRRHFHDDISVVVLFFNHDLISRNHTLLDQPLSVRSAFDH from the exons ATGCTCCGGGGATTGATGAATCTGCTCTCTCTTTGTTGGAAGCCATTCGGGCGTGGTGGTGAAAATTTGAGCTCTGTTGGAGTCATTGGAACCAATTGTGGTGGCAAAGATTCTAAGGATAGCTTACTCTGGTTCTATGATTATGGCAAGTATGCTTCCGGTGATTTTTCCATGGCCGTCGTTCAGGCCAACCAGGTGCTTGAGGACCAGAGCCAGATTGAATCTGGTCCTTTTGGTACCTTCGTCGGAATCTACGATGGCCACGGCGGCCCCGACGCCGCTCGATATGTCTGCAACAACTTGTTTAGGCGTTTTCGGG ATGAAGAACAAGGAGTTGTGACTCGTGAAACCATCCTGCAggcatttcgtcgaacagAGGAAGGGTTTACAACCGTCGTGTCAGAGTTGTGGAGTACTCGACCCGAGATAGCAACAGTTGGGACGTGCTGTCTAGTAGGGGTGATACATGAGCAGACACTCTACGTGGCGAGTCTTGGAGATTCTCGTGCTGTGTTAGGGAGGAAAGTTGGCAACACTGGAGAGATTGCTGCCATTCAGTTATCAACGGAGCATAATGCAAATCTTGAGGATATAAGGCATGAATTAAGAGATATGCATCCAAACGATCCTCAAATTGTGTTTCAAAGGCGCGGAGTTTGGAGAGTGAAAGGCATTATACAG GTTTCTAGGTCCATTGGGGATGTCTATATGAAACATTCTCGGTATAATACTGACAGAATCAATGCTAAATTTAGACTTCCTGAACCGATGAATATGCCTATAATGACTGCAGTACCCACGATTCTTGCTCACCCTCTTCATCAAAACgattcttttcttatttttgcaTCCGATGGACTTTGGGAACACCTAACCAATGAAAAGGCTGTGGATATTGTCCACAATCATCCTCGTGCA GGAAGTGCAAAAAGGCTTGTGAAGGCAGCCCTTCAAGAAGCAGCTAGAAAACGAGAGATGCGGTATTCAGATCTTCGAAAGATCGACAAGAAGGTTCGGCGTCATTTTCACGATGACATTAGtgttgttgttttatttttcaaccaCGACCTTATATCCCGAAACCATACCCTCCTAGATCAGCCATTATCAGTCCGAAGTGCCTTCGATCattga
- the LOC111779010 gene encoding uncharacterized protein LOC111779010 — MEKRTKEYQTPLRDQAANRRSKKPLKITKSLTATFSSFCDDKIQPILKEDFSPISVVPNINQIPDIDTSFLQDVNPALSVSCESSLFPELFPSSVVTFDNKQLDKVPVNFGGSNNLDEASAGSVEAEIAVNYLRRALIQVLQSTDVDHQSKKLIDASVRIIVDEFLAIPQERDLITRLISSKSHVLSLGLFLWIIVLVLAFFSGLGVENCFIGPLPT; from the exons ATGGAGAAAAGGACGAAAGAATACCAAACTCCTCTGAGAGATCAAGCTGCGAATCGTAGATCAAAGAAGCCTCTGAAG ATCACCAAGAGTTTGACTGCcacattttcatcattttgcGACGATAAAATCCAGCCAATTTTGAAGGAAGACTTTTCTCCGATTTCCGTTGTCCCAAACATCAATCAAATTCCTGATATCGACACT AGTTTCTTGCAAGATGTCAATCCAGCTCTTTCAGTTTCCTGCGAGAGCTCGCTTTTCCCCGAACTTTTTCCATCTTCAGTTGTTACTTTTGACAATAAGCAGCTTGACAAGGTTCCAGTTAATTTTGGTGGATCTAATAATTTAGATGAAGCAAGCGCGGGTTCAGTGGAGGCGGAGATTGCCGTGAATTACTTAAGGCGTGCTCTTATTCAAGTCTTGCAATCGACGGATGTTGATCATCAGTCTAAGAAGCTTATAGATGCATCCGTGAGGATCATTGTGGACGAATTTCTCGCCATACCTCAAGAGCGAGACCTGATTACTCGGCTTATTTCTTCCAAAAGTCATGTTCTGTCTCTAGGTTTATTCCTATGGATCATCGTCTTGGTATTGGCTTTCTTTTCTGGTTTGGGAGTCGAGAACTGTTTCATTGGTCCACTGCCAACTTAA